Below is a genomic region from Ziziphus jujuba cultivar Dongzao chromosome 7, ASM3175591v1.
ctttcttttcctcttcaaTTTCTGTCTACTTTCTGctctgctttttcttttctttctctctactactttttccctcttgattttTCTCTCcgttttctctctttatttcaTCTCTCTGCTTCTTTATCTTCCactttctctctttgtttttttttttttttttccttctctactTTCCTGTGTCTACTACTTCTGCTATCCGTTTAGTTTTCCTCTCTTCTTGTTAATGCTTTTTATCtctccattttcttttattacatCTCTTTTCTACACTCtcaatttaatttctctttgcATTTTCTAGTATCTTCTCAGTGACTTTGTTGTTTATGGAGTAAAAATAGTTTATTCTATgactataaatttcatattatgTAAAATTCCATTTTATGTCCTTGAagttaaaatacaatttaaaaaaaaaaatactatttactCTAATCAAccatactttttatttatataaaaatacttttaacaAAAACTCTAAAAACGCAACTGATTTCTTTTTATGGAAAGaggaaagaccaaaaaaaaaaaaaaaaatcttaatatgtataaataatatttattcctTTCTAATAAAATctattctttattctttttaaaaaaaaaaaaaagaattacgttttattgaaataattttaataaaaaaaggcaaattgatttttttttttaatagaaaaggAGAAACAACAGAAAAtgatcttaaaaatatataaataatttcttttatttactcTATaactattgaaaaaataaaatgaaatctaTATATCTTATTCACTTTTTTCGTTAAAAAACTATGCTTTTCATTGTAAAAGTGAAACAGAAAATGATCATAAAAtgaaactctcttttttctcttcttttttttttttttttttgtattgaatcttaaaaaggaaactaatatatatatagaataacaaatataaaatatttttctaaatattaggttttatgatatttgttttgttttaaaaagataatatatttttattttattgaagtaatcaacattattttatttttaataaaaaaagctttATGTTTATTAATAAAAGGTAAACaaattttactttaaaataattattaactttaagaatttaatttattggattaaaaattttaaactattaaAGCAGTAAATTAGGAATCAAGGACATAAAATTGGAATTctacaaaatttgatattttgatagTTTGAGGAGCAAACTATTTTGCCTTATGACAGTAGTGTCAGTGGGAGGGCAACTAGAACTTAGCAGAGAAACTAAAGAGAGAATTGTAGCAAGAGAATTGTAGCAGAGAAAATGTGAAAGAGAGAAGAAAGTGGACAGAGAGTAACTAAGCAATGCAAAAGCAGAGAAAAAGAATGGAGgaaagtgagaaagaaaaattaggAGAGAAAGTAGGAAGGGGATGTAGAGAAGGTGGGGAGAGGATAAAAAGTAGAGAGAAATAGTGAGTAGGAAGCTTGGTAGTGAGAAAGTAAAAAGGATGCGGGGGTAGAGAAGCAGATAGAAAAGAATGTTGGGGAACGAAAGTAAAGAGAGACTAGGGAGGGTAAATAGAATAGAGAGAATAGGGAGgggagttcttttttttttttttttttggtacaaggAGTTCTTGTTAATATCTTTATATAGTTTATTATATAATCAATAGTTATGTTTCCCATTCGGTtccattttactttatttttatttcataaaaaaactttaaaatttattgtggatggttataaatataaaagttatggACAAGTAAACTAAATCAAACTTGACTCCCAATTTTACGGATCGAAGAAACCAAGCAATTAGTTGCACTGTCACAGGCATTATCATAAACTACAAGTTAAagacaataaatcaaatacatAGATAATACTTGTTGAAGTTAGAGCTACTCCATATACTGAAACCAGTTTGTCTATTCACTAGTTAAGCATCAAGACGGTGCCTTTAAAGCACAATGATCTTTCAGACTTTACACGTAAAAACATTCAACAAAAAGGAGTTGTGCACAAACCTGCCTTTATACAATGATAAACATGAACAAAAACATATATAGGAGTAGAAGCCCACAAATTACAATAGACTAGTACATGCGTGCCATTCACAATATTAATTCGGTCTTCAAAAAGGATACAAAAGTCAGTAAGCACACAACTTTAGCAATAATTAGTAGTTAGTAATTACTTTATCTACCACCAGTTATCGAAAATTTAGGCGACAACTTGGTAAGAAGAGCAAGAACTGTAGATAAGACCACTCACTTCTTGCATCACATTTTCCATGGATGGCCTGTGGTTAGGAGATTCATGGGTGCAAAGAAGAGCAATTATTCCAAGTTTAGCCGCCTCTGATTCTGAAAACTTCCCCTTGAGGTTTGAATCGATAAATTCTTCAAATCTACAGGACTCTGCCCCTTGGCGAATAGACTGAGTGATTTTCTGTTTGCCACTGAGGATTTGAAATACAATCATACCAAATGCATATACATCACTCTTCACAGTGAAGCGACCAGTGGCTGTGTACTCAGGAGCCAGGTATCCCTTGGCAGCACTGGCTTTGAGCATGGAGAAGACAATATCATCTGCAAGAAGTTTGTGTAGCCCTGGGTCTGAAACCATGGCCTTATAGTAGGCATCAAGAAGCACTTTCTCAGCTGATAAATTCTGGTGAACGATAGCAGATTTGTTGCCTTTGTTTCCATGTAAATACACAATACCTGGTTCCCAATAGATGTCAATTTCCagcagaaacaaaataaaagaaagcaaTTGATGCAACACCAGAGTAATGATTCGTGAATCTACTATTCATAACTTCTTAATAAGGAAGTATTTTTCACTATTGAGATCTTACAAAATCAAGTATATTGTGTTGTGTCtccttattttcatttttcaaagtgAATTGCATCTAAAGTCAATGATAGAATGAACTGTTTTAAACAATTGTTAGGTACATACATTATTTTCTAGCCTTAAATCCTCAGATACCATTTAATTTGCAAGAAACTAAAAGTGCACTGACCTTTGGCAATTCCATGAATGATAGATACTCTGGTTGACCATTCAAGAGTCATCCCACTGTGCCCCTTGCTGTCGAGATAATGTAATAGACTTCCATTTGGGACAAAGTCATAGATAAGGAAACACTCTCCCCTGCCCCTTGAGCAACAAAAACCTCTTAATCTAACAAGATTTTCATGTTTCAATGATGTCAATATCTTCAATCCCTTCAAGAATTCAGCTTCATCAGACTTGCAGCTAGTTTTGGCAATGCACTTTACAGCAACAACTGATCCATCTCTCAGGATCCCCTTGTAGATGGCAGAAAAATTGTTCTTCCCCAACAAATTCACCTCGGAGAAGCATTGAGTTGCACGCTCCACTTCTTCCAAATTGTACATAAAGCTCTCAAGAACTTCCTGGGAGAACCCACTGCCACCTCTAGCCAATGGGTCCCATCCATTTGAATACTCCAAACTGATGAGAGGAGATGCACTCCTCCGGGAAACTTCCTTGATCTGGTCGGTACTAAGCCGGCTATCTGAGGTGTCCAAAGCACTCCCAATTTTCTGTTTTTGGCGACGGTACCATGAGAATGTGAAAAGTCCGGTGACAGCAAAAGTAGACAAAACTCCAACAACCCCCATAACCACACCAATTTGTGGAGATTTTGATGTCTTTGAACAGTGGGATCTGCTGCAGTTTGAGTGTAAATTTGCAGACTCCGGGATATCCTTCATGGATACATTTCTAGATGAGTCTGGAGAAAAATTGATAGGTTCAAATGGTTCCGGTCTGCTTCCGTTCTGACTATGACTAGCTGTGCAAACATTTAACCCAGGAAACCCAACACCACATAAGCTTGGATTATTTCCGTACTGGAATCCTCCATTTAGTCTCTTCAGAGCTGCTTTTTCATTTACAAGCCCCCAAAGAAAGAGTCAAACAAATTGAAATTCTTCCCGCCTGGATCTTTCAAAAGAGTAACAAATACTAGAATAAGAGAACGAGGAGGTGAGACCATATTACCTGGTGGGACATTGCCTGACAGAGAATTATTTCGGATATCAAGAACTTCTAGCATAGGAGCATCAGCTAATTTTGCAGGAATTGAACTAAACAGACTATTATAGCTCAAATCCAACCTTGTTAAACTCCCCAGCTCACCCAAACTAGCAGGAATGGCACCAGCTAATTGATTATACTGCAAAGCAAGAACATTAAGCTTCTTCAGGTGTCCCAGTTGTGTTGGTACGCTCCCAGTCAACCTGTTATAACAGAGCTGCAAAACTgcaaaaaaaggtttaaaataaaaaataaataaaaaataaaaaacccttAGATTTTCACCTTTAATAAGTAAAATTTCATTAATAACATTGAAAAGACCATTCAACTAAATTTCGGATTAAACATGtaaacagaaaaggaaaaagaaagaaagaccaCTGATCTATATCAAAAAAACACTAAAACCATGCCGCAAAAACGTATATTTAAGCATTctaaattcaaaatcaaaatcaaccaTGTACTGCTAGCAACAAAGAAGCCTGTTAGACCCAAAAAATGGATAAacgcaacaaaaaaaatataacaaaaaagaaagagatgtGAGGTCAGCTGAAGAAAACAAACGTTTCAAAAAGACTGATTTCTCATTGCATCTAACTCATTGTGTCAAAGATAGACATGGAAAAATGTGAGCGGCAAGAAATCCCCAAAAAATGACAATAAATGATATCTCTCACGCGGCGAAAACACATTCAAacgaaaatgataaattttccaCAAAAATCAAAGACCAGCATTGAAAATTAGCTCGCTCGCTCAATCTCTTCTTCATACACTCAAACACAAGCAAAAACTGCAACTTTCCCACTCTCTCATGCACAGACAAAGCAAAAATGGCAATTTTCCCacgagaaaataaaaaataaaaaaatcaaggcCAACCTTGAAGATTAGGCATGCTTCCAATCCCAGGAGGAATTTCCCCAGATAGATTATTCACATTGAGATACAAATCGCTTAGCTCGCTAAGATTCGTAATCTCCTTAGGTATCTTCCCACTCAAAGAGTTGAAATGCAGGTACAGACCCGTCAAGCTCTTGAGCTCAGCCACAGCTCCAGGAATTTGGCCCCAAAGACCCTTTCCCTGCAGAGAGATATTGACAACGCGGCCTTGCTCATTGCACGCCACGCCTTCAAAAGCTCCACTACAGGGATCAGAGTGAGGAGTCCATGAGGTCAAGAACTGGTTTTGTGGGTCCAGAGAGGCTTTCATGGCCATAAGAGTAGGGAGCTCGGTGCGTGAGGAAACAGATAGCAAAGGAAAGAAGAGGAGGATAGAAAAGATTACGAAGAAGGGCCGAAGCATGTTTGCCTAGACGGAAAGCAATGGGAAAAATGAGATGGAATGTGTCAAACAATCTATGTGACACAATTACTTGGCGAGAAATGTTGGAACTTTGaaaatttcttttctatttttctggGTTTGTTGCTTGTGTTTAAGACTTCAAGCTGAGTGTCTACAAGTGAGCTGGTTTCAAATCTTTGACAAACAAGTACAGGTGTGTTTGGTTGAAGGGAAACTGGAAGAAAATAGGAGGGAAAGTGAGAGAGTGAAGGAGGGAGGAAGGAAAGTGCGTGGAAAAACGTGGGGCCTTTGTCTTGGAAGTGGCAATGAAAGGGCGGTTGGTACTCTGACTAGGGAccagagagagtgagagaattTAAATCTCACTGCTCCAATCGGTCATAAACTAATTACTCCtgtgttacccaaaaaaaatctaatactcGTTTCCATTCTTCAATGAATGATTCTTTTTTGCTGAAGCATGTTATACTTCACTGTAAATTAATAAGCATTTTATGACATTAATAAAATGATAGcaacaataattttaaaggCCTGCAATAGCATCTTTATTAACAATAGGGAtacattttttgtcttttttttaatttataaatatttaattcaatgCTAGAAATAGTTCCATTACATTTGACTCgtgaatttttcaattttttagttAGAATAAAAAGGGCATACATATATTGAGAATATGTTGGTGAAAGGTTACAACTATTAAGTAGACAAATATACTTCTTGGAGACTGTTAATCATGTATTTAACAATCCTGAATTCTCTTCTGGGATCATATAAATCATAATGGAAGGATAGCTTAGTTTACAAATAAGCATGATCAGAAATACAGCTATTACAAGTGGAATTATAACTTAAAAGtagggagagagaaaaaaaaaaaaaaaaaaaaaaaaaaaacccttttgaTGCTGCCGGAAAGGAAATAGTGGAAAGGGTTGAAAGATGGACTTCTTTGTTTTTCATACTAAAACAATGCAAAATGCTTTGGACATGACCTTGAGGTCCATGAGGACCATGACCATGCCGATGCTTTCCACATaccacttatttttttttttttttttgggtagagaCTATGGGTAGGAAATGGAAAGGTGAGTATCAGACTAGGACCCACGCCAGGATGATAGCACTTAGATATCTTGCTGTCTCTATCCCAATAGGGAAAATCCTAGAAGTTAATGACCCCAGcaaaaataagtataaataaataactatactAAAAAGAAATTCCCATGCTCAGTAGTTTGCATAAAAAACCATACTAAAAAGAAATTCCCATACTCAGTAGTTAGTACCATGCTTTACTGGCCCATCTGTTGGTGGCACTTTGATCATCTCTCTCTGTGTTGttattcagtttttatttgagTGACCAAGacaaaataatcattttttttcttttttgaggaCCTGTCAATGtgcatgataaaaaataataaataaatagaatataaaaaaaatccagaTAGTAAAACAGATCCGTGACTCATTGGGACACTACAGAAAAAGTGgaatacatgcatatataagtGAAATGAAATGGAAGTCTGTGCAATGTGACAGTATTCAATTGCTGAGAAAGCACCTCTACTTAAACAAACGTACTAGGTTTTGATTCTCTAGTTTACAATTACAAATTCATGTGaactactttttatttatttccggGTTACATCATGAGACATAAAATCTTGAGGCAAAACTGAGCTGCATGtgaaccctaaaaaaaaaaataaaaaaaatatcatgctTCATTGTCTTGTATTTTTAATGACCAAAGAGCCTCTTTCATAGCCTGTGAAATCCTTTTGTCTTGGGAGGTAAAGAGTGTGGATGGGACAGATTTGTAGGGTTCCCATCATCAATTTCGTAGGACAATAATCTTTCTTGTGAAAATGGGTGCGTCATGATTGATTTAAAATTCATATAGTGAAAATCATAACCTTATTTTCGTTGGTTTTTTTCCGACTTTGTTTTCTCTTCCATATCCTCGCTGGACtccttttgattttttcttcttctttttcggCCCATATTTTTAATCTACCTTTCTTTTCATTACACGTTTTATAAGAGAAATGAATACTGCATCTTGAAGATGCATAATGCAACgagggatttttattttatttttttttttttggtttttttttttgtttttttaagtgatTCTCTTACACAAACAAACCGGGTGGGTGAGACAAAATCAAGTGAGATAGCTTTTAGAACTTTGTAGGGAGTATGAACCATATATTTATGCCATCACTTATGTATGTTTGaaagatatatattataaaattttagacAATTTAAGACTCTTATCTTTTCCTTCACTTTTCATTTGTCCGATCCTTTTCCTTACTCTTATCTTTTACTTCACTTTCCATTTGTCCGATCCTTTTCCTTTATCCtttgttttgtttctctttttcatACTGTATAAGCATGAACCAACagaattgttttttattctaATAATTTAGTTTTCCTATTCACTATCCaaatttgcccttttttttttttttttttaagtttttctcaTTGGTGAATGGATTGTTTAGCTAGCAAATCATGTGCCCACAAGAATAGAGGATTGTTCCGGTTTCTGTGTCAATAATTACAATTTTTCTCAACTTTCTTGGGAGGAATGGAACACTCTACTTTTAAAGTGACTTGAAAAATCAAACCTTTATGGCAAAGACGAGGCAACACCAAACCAAAATGTTGACAATCTAGAGGTTTATCCTTGTTAGAATGTTAAAACTAACTCATATAAACTAGTTTGTTTCCATCGAAAAATCACAGTGCATTGcgtatatttcaaaatttttagaactttttttttctttttttttttttgggtgtatattcgattttatcattttttttttctaatagtaATTTGTTGAATTACATATTGCAAttctataaatttcaaaaatccaaattccatttttttttttttgggctctagccattaaattttaaagttaaaataacACTTATATAAACATCGGCTAAATTATTGAGCATTTCTAAactatcaataattaatttaattccaaacaaactattaaaaaaaaatgcttgtAAACCCTTTTTAATTTACTAATTCTTAGCATGTTAAATCTTTACCATATGGAATGGACCTGGTTTTATTTAcagtaaaatcatataaatgtatatatatagctatgttataatacatttatttgtatatatgtagTTTTCCATCTCATGTTGAATAGTTAGTCATGTAGCAAGTG
It encodes:
- the LOC107423613 gene encoding LRR receptor kinase SERK2 isoform X2 — its product is MLRPFFVIFSILLFFPLLSVSSRTELPTLMAMKASLDPQNQFLTSWTPHSDPCSGAFEGVACNEQGRVVNISLQGKGLWGQIPGAVAELKSLTGLYLHFNSLSGKIPKEITNLSELSDLYLNVNNLSGEIPPGIGSMPNLQVLQLCYNRLTGSVPTQLGHLKKLNVLALQYNQLAGAIPASLGELGSLTRLDLSYNSLFSSIPAKLADAPMLEVLDIRNNSLSGNVPPALKRLNGGFQYGNNPSLCGVGFPGLNVCTASHSQNGSRPEPFEPINFSPDSSRNVSMKDIPESANLHSNCSRSHCSKTSKSPQIGVVMGVVGVLSTFAVTGLFTFSWYRRQKQKIGSALDTSDSRLSTDQIKEVSRRSASPLISLEYSNGWDPLARGGSGFSQEVLESFMYNLEEVERATQCFSEVNLLGKNNFSAIYKGILRDGSVVAVKCIAKTSCKSDEAEFLKGLKILTSLKHENLVRLRGFCCSRGRGECFLIYDFVPNGSLLHYLDSKGHSGMTLEWSTRVSIIHGIAKGIVYLHGNKGNKSAIVHQNLSAEKVLLDAYYKAMVSDPGLHKLLADDIVFSMLKASAAKGYLAPEYTATGRFTVKSDVYAFGMIVFQILSGKQKITQSIRQGAESCRFEEFIDSNLKGKFSESEAAKLGIIALLCTHESPNHRPSMENVMQEVSGLIYSSCSSYQVVA
- the LOC107423613 gene encoding LRR receptor kinase SERK2 isoform X1, with translation MLRPFFVIFSILLFFPLLSVSSRTELPTLMAMKASLDPQNQFLTSWTPHSDPCSGAFEGVACNEQGRVVNISLQGKGLWGQIPGAVAELKSLTGLYLHFNSLSGKIPKEITNLSELSDLYLNVNNLSGEIPPGIGSMPNLQVLQLCYNRLTGSVPTQLGHLKKLNVLALQYNQLAGAIPASLGELGSLTRLDLSYNSLFSSIPAKLADAPMLEVLDIRNNSLSGNVPPAALKRLNGGFQYGNNPSLCGVGFPGLNVCTASHSQNGSRPEPFEPINFSPDSSRNVSMKDIPESANLHSNCSRSHCSKTSKSPQIGVVMGVVGVLSTFAVTGLFTFSWYRRQKQKIGSALDTSDSRLSTDQIKEVSRRSASPLISLEYSNGWDPLARGGSGFSQEVLESFMYNLEEVERATQCFSEVNLLGKNNFSAIYKGILRDGSVVAVKCIAKTSCKSDEAEFLKGLKILTSLKHENLVRLRGFCCSRGRGECFLIYDFVPNGSLLHYLDSKGHSGMTLEWSTRVSIIHGIAKGIVYLHGNKGNKSAIVHQNLSAEKVLLDAYYKAMVSDPGLHKLLADDIVFSMLKASAAKGYLAPEYTATGRFTVKSDVYAFGMIVFQILSGKQKITQSIRQGAESCRFEEFIDSNLKGKFSESEAAKLGIIALLCTHESPNHRPSMENVMQEVSGLIYSSCSSYQVVA